The segment CCTCTGCCACCAGGGGGAGTTCTTGATGAGTGGATGATTGAATATCAAACCGTGCTTCGGCGAAGGAGCACGGGACCTGAGATGCTTGAAAAGTGCCCGGCTGGCACCCATTACCTGGACCGTGCTGGAGGGCAGTTGTGAAAGTCTCTCAAGACCGCCTGTCATACTGATCAGGCGTGCACCGATAAGAGGACCTGCGATATTTGTAAGGTTTGGAGCGATCTCTTCCATGTTCCTGAGAATGCTTTCCTCGATACTGTGCCGGTTATCATACATATCACATATGTTCGAAGCGAACTGCTTCACAAGTTCCTCATCAGCAGGAGGAAGTTCGGCACCCATGGAGGATGAAGCCTTATCGAACATCGGGTCATCAGCAGGTATGTTGGAACGTGCACCATGCTCTTTTACGAATCTTGCAAGCTGCTCTGAACTGAATCCCAGTTCCGGGAAATGCAATCCATACCACTCTGACAAGCGCTCAGACAGTGCATTTGCTGCATCATCGATGTCATCCAGTGCTTCAACTGCCTGAATGATACGCATGTCCGGTGTGTTGGTGCGGGAAATACGCAATTTTCCTGCACGTATGCTCACATTGCGAAGCAGGGAATCGTATTCCCGGTCATCTTCCACGAAATCGAAGGAGATCGCCGGAGCGCGGATGTCGAAACCTGCTTCGGGGGGGTGTGCACCTGCAACATTCCGTTGAAGCAGACCTTCTGCAAGCTCCTCGACATCCTTATTGAAAAATTCGCAATCAACAACAACATTATCCTCAAGGGTTAGGACCCCATACCATGTAATGATCTTCAAATCAATCCTTCCATATTTTTGCACCGGAGTTGTTCGCACGTGTCAGGACAACGTTGCCACCAACGGTATCATCAAGGAAAAGCTGTGCTTCCTTTCTTATCTGTTCAGCTATACGTCTGTGGTCCACAACACCAAATACCACAGGTCCAAAAGAGCTCATTCCTGCACCTGCTGCCCCAAGGTCCTGCATGAACTCGATAAGGTCTCGCACAGCCGGTGACTGCAAAGCAACCTCTCGTTTCTTGAAACCAACTGACTGCAAATGATTCAGGGCCATTCCGAAGTTCTCAATATCACCCTCTATGATCGAAGGCATCATCTGCATCAGCACAACATGACTAACTTCCTGAACTTCCCGAAGAGGAATAGGACACTCTTTTTTGAATATATCCACTTCCTGGGCATCATGTGCCCCTTTGGAATCCGGAAGTGCCAGTATGATGTCCCACTCCGGAAAGTCATGCCTGAAGATCACCGGAGCTGGATCCGCCCTGCTGGCAGATGAAGGAGAAAATGACCCCTTATCACTGAACTTATGCCCGCAATCGACAAGGAAACCGCCATTCTCAAAAGAAGCAACCCCTATACCGGAAGTTCCACCCCTGCCAACCCTGATGGCAAGTTCGTTGACGCTCAATCCAAGATCATAAAGTTCGTTAACTGCTGCTGCAGCGCTCAGGGCTATCTGGGTACCGGACCCCAGACCAACATGAGGAGGCATATCTTCTTCCACATGGACCTTTATGCCTTCACCTTCGGGTAATAAAGATTCCACAGCTCCATATACCCTGTCTGAAAGACTTGATCCACCCGTTATTTCGATCCCATCATGCTTTTCAGCACTCAGTGTGATGTTAGGCGAATCAAGGGTTATCCCCACACCGCCATCCACCCTTCCGAGCTCTGCATTCATGTCTATCAAAGACAGATGCAATCTGGATGGAGATCTTATTTTAATCATGCTCGTTTATCAGCGTTCATAATATTAAACACTAACACCCGAACGGGAAGAGCGTTTGTTTTTAATGAACCACCAGCCTGTACCCAGCACTTTCCTGCTGAATATGAACCTCAGCAGAGGGGGAATAAAAGACCCGATGCGGAACCGGATATCGCCTGACATGTTCACATCTAACCCCTCTTCGGCAAACAAAGGATTAACAGAATAATGGAATTTCCTGCAACCACTGTGAACCACAGATGCCAGGGTATGAAGATATCCGCAAAGCATCCCGGTATCTGCCGGGTTAGGAAGACCGTAGTCCAGATCACAGGACAACTCACGAATATGTATGGAGGAAAGGATCCCTTTCAACAGGCTAAAGACAGGATCGCGGATACCATAGACCATACGCCCTTGTGTATAATAATCATCAAAGGACTCCCGCATGCCAGACCCTTCCTCTCGATCGGATTTACCCTTGTCTTCCACTTTGCCTTTTTCCCCGTCCCAGGTGCCACCTTCATCTGCCTTATCCAAATGCTTTTCTTTGTTGTCAGATTCCTTTTCCAGAGATTTCTTCTTCGAGAAATGCGTCGAAAGGATTGTCCACTTCACATCTGCTCTGCTATGAACGCCATTCAGGTCGGCCCTTACACTGAAAACAACGTCTATCGGAGCTAACAGGATAAGCCCCAGTAAAAGAATAATGCAAAGGCTAAGCGAGTAGATGAGAAGTGACATGTTCAACCGCTTATGGTGTTGTAAAAAGAAGTGATAGCGGATTATTCGCCATCATCCTCAGGCACATCGCCCTCAGGTTCCTTTTCTTCACCCTTTTTCATCTTCCCTTTTGCAGATTTTATCTTTTCGAAGACCTCCGGGACAGCTTCGATCAGTTTCCCGAAATCGCTCTTTCCGGAAAGGGTCATCAGTCGAACACCTTCTTCCTCTATCACAAGGAAAGCAACAGGCTCGATCTTAGCACCCCCCCCGCCTCCACCACCGAATCCGGTTTCAGTTTCACCTTTGGTACCTTCTCCGCCACCGCTGCCAAAACCAAAGGAAACCTTGGTTACAGGAATGATGGTCTTGTCCCCGGCAACTACTGGTTCTCCGATCACTGTCTTTGCACTGACCATCCGCTCAAGCTCGGTGGTCACTTCTTTTATGACATCTTCGACTCCCATATCGATAACCTCCCAATTATCCGGAAGCTGTATCACAACACCCGGATACGTGCTATATAAAAGAAATTATGGTGGACAACAGTATAAATGTATCCCCACAGGAATACATTCAAAAACCTAAAATGTCTTTACTGCCCCTCGTTGTCCATGAAGAAGTTCATCAGCGAATACTTCACTTTCTCAGGGTCCACATCCACGAACTCTTTACTTTCTGCAGGCGGGAACACATCGAAGACAGCGAACTTGCCGAACCTCTGCTTTGAATCGGTCAGGAACCTGCCATCAAGAAGTATGCGTGCACCGTAATCCTCAGGGGAACGGACAACCCTGCCCATGGCCTGCCGGATCTTGCGTATCGTTGGAACCTGTATGGCATATTCCCATCCTGCACCGTAACCAAAGACATGATCATATGCTGATTCTACTGCATTCATCCTGTCATTGAGGGCCGGATAGCCCACACCTACGATAATAACAGTGCGACCCCTGCCATCACGGTAATCTATACCCTCACTCAGGGTCCCCCAGAGATAGGACATCAGCACGGCCTTGCCACCGGACTCACCTATAGCAAAGAATTCCTGCCTGACTTCCTGGGAAGACACACCTACCTCATCAAGGAAGATAGGCACATCTATTCTGGGTTCCAGTTTTGAATAGAACCTCTTTGCCTCAAAGGAGCTCTGGAAAAAGATGATAACATTCCCCTTTGAATGCTCAATTGAATCCAGAAGAACCTGCTCCAGCAACCCGACAGTATGCGGATCATCCCGGTTCTTGGCAAAGAGAGGAGGGATGGACACTGCAATTGAAAGGCGTTTTTCTTCCGGGAAGGAGGTGCCGAAGGATATCTCGCAGGTTTCCCGTGTGATCCCAAGTGTCTTCTTCACCATCTCGAACGGATGAAGTGTCGCTGACATCAGTACGCCTGAGAACAGGGAATTAAAGAGCGGTTCTGTAACGTTCTTGGGGATACATGTGAACAGTTCCACGCGACCGTAGATCTCATCGTTCATATCCCTGCGGACATTTAGTATAGGATAATAGTTCGGATTATGGGACAGCTCCAGGTAAGCTGAAAGGAAATCTGCAACATACCGAATGTGGGAGCGTTTCATAACACCAGTTAAACCTTTCTTGTACTGGTCACGGTAGGTCTCATCGAGTTTTGCCCCGATCTCGCTTGCCTCTGAGAGAAGTATCTGGATCTCATCCTTGTCACCAAAATCCTCCTTTGCGTTGCGAAGGAACCTTGCACGTACTATGTCGTTGCGGTCATAGGGATCACTGATACGCATATCATACCAGTTCTTCCTGACACGTTCGCGCTCACCGAACTTGAACCTGGAATTGTAGGTTTCGGTAATAACATCCTGGAAGACCTTGAACAGGTTGTGGATATTGTCATCTGCCAGAAGGTCGATGTTGGCCTCAAGTTCTGCCCTTGCTTTTTCGATGGAATGCTCGGTCAGGGAGATAGATGAATGGGAACGTGCTGCCGATTCGATGTTATGCGCTTCATCAAAGATAGCGATGACATCCTGGGGTTCCTTTTCAAGCCAGCCCAGTACCGTTGAGAAGATATCCGCATTCAGCACATGGTGATAATTGCAGATCAGAAGGTCCGCATGCTTGAGTTCACGTTTTAGCAGCTCATATCCACACATACCATTTTGAAGAGCATGGTCATTGACCTCTTCTGGAGTGCGTACTTCTTTAAAGAGCCAGTCACGGAACTTTTCGCTATCAGACCTCAGAACCTCATAAAGGTCATTGCAGGAACGATCACGCAGGCCTTTAGCCTTCTCTTCCAGAGCATCGAGCTCCTTTGCAAGTTCATCACGAAGTGCTACAAAGGCCTGATCATGGGATTTCTTGTAGCTTTCTCTTGCAGACCTGAGCTCCTGCCGCTTAAGATGCATTTCCCGCTCGGCCTCCATAAGCTCAAAGGTGTTCTCCCTTTTGACAGAACACTCCTCATAATCCGCTTCATGGGGACACATTGTGGTCTTCCCTTTCACAATAGCAACCTTGACATCGTGCATCTTCTTGATGTCACGGGCTTCATTGATGAACTGGACCATCTGCTGATGTACGTTCGTAGCTATAATGACGGTCTTGTCAAGCTGCTTACCCACGTGCAGTGATGGTGACAGAGCACTCAGCGTCTTGCCGGTCCCGCATGCGCCCTCGAATAGTACGAACTGCTTCTGCAGAAGGGCAGAATGTATTCGGTCCATTGCCTCCTTCTGGTTATTATAACATGAATTCTTGGGGAAATATTTCATATACGCGGGATTGTCACTCATCGCACACCCTATGTATTCACCCTACTTTAATGGTAGTGATAGATCATCAGTCCAGAGGTCTTACCGACACAATATCCTCTGCAATAACACGATCGGTAGTACTATCAAACACCTTAACAGTTATCAGAGTGCCTTGCCTGAAGCCGTAATTATTAGAAGTATCCGAGTAACTCCCAACACTAACACGGACCGTAGAAGCATCCGTACCATTGATACTGTCATCGCCATTAAGCACCAGGAACTCACCGGCAGACCACAGGCCATCGTCGATGCATGGGTTATTGCTCTTGTAGGTTGCACATGTACCGGAAGGAGTCAGGTCGTAATATTTTGCAGTTACCTGCCCGTACACCTTGAATCCGCCATGCCCCACTTTACCGACATAGCTGCTTCCATCGCCACTTAGGACCACAAAAGTGGAGTCAAGGTCCAGCGGATCTCCGCCTTTGTGTTCGAGTATCACATAGTTCTCTTTATACTGCACTGCATTCGGAACGCCACCAACAGCATCTTTGACCTCTATCATAGCCATGGGCGTAGAAGAGGAAATGCTTCCAAAGATACCGTCACCAATTACTGCTGCTGCCACCACACCTCCAAGAAGCACGGTCAACATGACCAGCAGAAGCGCTCCGATTATTGGTGCTACTGCACCATCGTTTTTTAGGATCGCTACCATAATCTCAACCAACCGGGTAGATTGCAGAGGAATATTAAAGATTTTTGACAGACAGTTGCTATATATAAAACAAGAACTTGAATTGAACCCACTTTTTTAAAA is part of the Methanococcoides orientis genome and harbors:
- a CDS encoding GerW family sporulation protein produces the protein MGVEDVIKEVTTELERMVSAKTVIGEPVVAGDKTIIPVTKVSFGFGSGGGEGTKGETETGFGGGGGGGAKIEPVAFLVIEEEGVRLMTLSGKSDFGKLIEAVPEVFEKIKSAKGKMKKGEEKEPEGDVPEDDGE
- a CDS encoding beta-ribofuranosylaminobenzene 5'-phosphate synthase, coding for MIKIRSPSRLHLSLIDMNAELGRVDGGVGITLDSPNITLSAEKHDGIEITGGSSLSDRVYGAVESLLPEGEGIKVHVEEDMPPHVGLGSGTQIALSAAAAVNELYDLGLSVNELAIRVGRGGTSGIGVASFENGGFLVDCGHKFSDKGSFSPSSASRADPAPVIFRHDFPEWDIILALPDSKGAHDAQEVDIFKKECPIPLREVQEVSHVVLMQMMPSIIEGDIENFGMALNHLQSVGFKKREVALQSPAVRDLIEFMQDLGAAGAGMSSFGPVVFGVVDHRRIAEQIRKEAQLFLDDTVGGNVVLTRANNSGAKIWKD
- a CDS encoding type IV pilin N-terminal domain-containing protein — encoded protein: MVAILKNDGAVAPIIGALLLVMLTVLLGGVVAAAVIGDGIFGSISSSTPMAMIEVKDAVGGVPNAVQYKENYVILEHKGGDPLDLDSTFVVLSGDGSSYVGKVGHGGFKVYGQVTAKYYDLTPSGTCATYKSNNPCIDDGLWSAGEFLVLNGDDSINGTDASTVRVSVGSYSDTSNNYGFRQGTLITVKVFDSTTDRVIAEDIVSVRPLD
- a CDS encoding ATP-dependent DNA helicase, with protein sequence MSDNPAYMKYFPKNSCYNNQKEAMDRIHSALLQKQFVLFEGACGTGKTLSALSPSLHVGKQLDKTVIIATNVHQQMVQFINEARDIKKMHDVKVAIVKGKTTMCPHEADYEECSVKRENTFELMEAEREMHLKRQELRSARESYKKSHDQAFVALRDELAKELDALEEKAKGLRDRSCNDLYEVLRSDSEKFRDWLFKEVRTPEEVNDHALQNGMCGYELLKRELKHADLLICNYHHVLNADIFSTVLGWLEKEPQDVIAIFDEAHNIESAARSHSSISLTEHSIEKARAELEANIDLLADDNIHNLFKVFQDVITETYNSRFKFGERERVRKNWYDMRISDPYDRNDIVRARFLRNAKEDFGDKDEIQILLSEASEIGAKLDETYRDQYKKGLTGVMKRSHIRYVADFLSAYLELSHNPNYYPILNVRRDMNDEIYGRVELFTCIPKNVTEPLFNSLFSGVLMSATLHPFEMVKKTLGITRETCEISFGTSFPEEKRLSIAVSIPPLFAKNRDDPHTVGLLEQVLLDSIEHSKGNVIIFFQSSFEAKRFYSKLEPRIDVPIFLDEVGVSSQEVRQEFFAIGESGGKAVLMSYLWGTLSEGIDYRDGRGRTVIIVGVGYPALNDRMNAVESAYDHVFGYGAGWEYAIQVPTIRKIRQAMGRVVRSPEDYGARILLDGRFLTDSKQRFGKFAVFDVFPPAESKEFVDVDPEKVKYSLMNFFMDNEGQ
- a CDS encoding NOP5/NOP56 family protein, with the protein product MKIITWYGVLTLEDNVVVDCEFFNKDVEELAEGLLQRNVAGAHPPEAGFDIRAPAISFDFVEDDREYDSLLRNVSIRAGKLRISRTNTPDMRIIQAVEALDDIDDAANALSERLSEWYGLHFPELGFSSEQLARFVKEHGARSNIPADDPMFDKASSSMGAELPPADEELVKQFASNICDMYDNRHSIEESILRNMEEIAPNLTNIAGPLIGARLISMTGGLERLSQLPSSTVQVMGASRALFKHLRSRAPSPKHGLIFNHPLIKNSPWWQRGKIARALAAKISLACRTDVYSGELSPAIKVGLEKKVNSIKSSNPKPPAREKPSGKGRGKAKGNKNSGGRR
- a CDS encoding DUF2953 domain-containing protein; its protein translation is MSLLIYSLSLCIILLLGLILLAPIDVVFSVRADLNGVHSRADVKWTILSTHFSKKKSLEKESDNKEKHLDKADEGGTWDGEKGKVEDKGKSDREEGSGMRESFDDYYTQGRMVYGIRDPVFSLLKGILSSIHIRELSCDLDYGLPNPADTGMLCGYLHTLASVVHSGCRKFHYSVNPLFAEEGLDVNMSGDIRFRIGSFIPPLLRFIFSRKVLGTGWWFIKNKRSSRSGVSV